A DNA window from Streptomyces canus contains the following coding sequences:
- the lhgO gene encoding L-2-hydroxyglutarate oxidase, translated as MVQVSTGIAYDCDVLVVGGGIVGLSTAYAITRSAPGTRVVVLEKEAGPARHQTGRNSGVIHSGIYYRPGSLKARYAARGAAEMVKFCAEYGIAHAVTGKLIVATERSELPRLHGLVQRGRENGIPVRELGAAQIAEYEPEVEGLAAIHVGTTGVCDFVGVARQLAEASGAEIRYGAEVRRIDRRPELGVAVLTGAGDVVRARVLVNCAGLHCDEVARLTGDEPGMRIVPFRGEYYSLARPELVRGLVYPVPDPAFPFLGVHLTRGIDGGVHVGPNAVPALAREGYDWGTVRPRELAATLAWPGSWQIARRHWRYGTGELRRSVSRRAFTAAVRRLLPAVTADDLVPSAAGVRAQAVLRDGTLVDDFLIREGARAVHVLNAPSPAATASLPIGREVARRALETLRSA; from the coding sequence GTGGTGCAGGTGTCGACGGGGATCGCTTACGACTGTGACGTGCTCGTGGTCGGTGGGGGCATTGTCGGGTTGTCCACGGCGTATGCGATCACGCGCAGCGCGCCCGGTACCCGGGTCGTCGTGCTGGAGAAGGAGGCGGGGCCCGCCCGGCATCAGACCGGGCGCAACAGCGGGGTGATCCACAGCGGGATCTACTACCGGCCCGGGTCGCTCAAGGCGCGGTACGCGGCGCGGGGCGCCGCCGAGATGGTCAAGTTCTGCGCGGAGTACGGCATCGCTCACGCCGTCACCGGCAAGCTGATCGTCGCCACCGAGCGCAGCGAGCTGCCCCGGCTGCACGGACTGGTGCAGCGCGGCCGGGAGAACGGCATTCCGGTGCGCGAGCTGGGCGCCGCCCAGATCGCGGAGTACGAGCCCGAGGTCGAGGGGCTCGCCGCCATACACGTCGGGACGACCGGCGTGTGCGACTTCGTCGGGGTCGCGCGGCAGCTGGCCGAGGCGTCGGGCGCGGAGATCCGGTACGGCGCCGAGGTGCGGCGGATCGACCGGCGGCCGGAGCTCGGGGTCGCCGTGCTGACGGGCGCCGGGGACGTCGTACGGGCGCGGGTGCTGGTGAACTGCGCCGGGCTGCACTGCGACGAGGTGGCCCGGCTGACCGGGGACGAGCCGGGGATGCGCATCGTGCCGTTCCGGGGGGAGTACTACTCGCTGGCGCGGCCCGAGCTGGTGCGGGGACTGGTGTATCCGGTGCCGGATCCGGCGTTTCCGTTCCTCGGGGTGCATCTCACGCGCGGGATCGACGGGGGTGTGCACGTCGGGCCCAACGCGGTGCCCGCACTGGCCCGGGAGGGGTACGACTGGGGGACCGTACGACCTCGGGAGCTGGCGGCGACGCTGGCCTGGCCGGGGTCGTGGCAGATAGCCCGGCGGCACTGGCGGTACGGCACGGGGGAGCTGCGGCGGTCGGTGTCGCGGAGGGCGTTCACCGCGGCTGTGCGCAGGCTGCTGCCTGCCGTCACGGCGGATGATCTGGTGCCTTCGGCGGCCGGGGTACGGGCCCAGGCGGTGCTGCGGGACGGCACGCTGGTGGACGACTTCCTGATCCGCGAGGGAGCTCGGGCGGTGCATGTGCTGAACGCCCCCTCGCCCGCGGCGACGGCGTCCCTGCCGATCGGGCGGGAGGTGGCCCGACGGGCGCTGGAGACGCTGCGCTCGGCGTGA
- the trmB gene encoding tRNA (guanosine(46)-N7)-methyltransferase TrmB, translating into MSDSLNAPEAPRSRPTAADESAPHAPGVPVRHARAKGEPRFPDGPSADPAGSHFERRIRSFQPRRSRVTAGQADALQRLWPTWGLDIDGQRTIDFGEMFGNDRPVVLEIGFGMGEATAQMAAAEPGINILAVDVHTPGQGNLLNLAEQQKLSNVRVGNGDAIILLREMLTEDSLDGLRVYFPDPWPKKRHHKRRLIQPEFLDLAATRLRPGALVHCATDWEPYAEQMLDVLTAHPAFENTQADGGFASRPDFRPLTRFEGQGLDKGHVVNDLLFRRVQHGDRPDRSDQSPTGA; encoded by the coding sequence GTGTCTGACTCCCTCAACGCCCCCGAAGCTCCCCGGTCCCGGCCGACCGCCGCCGACGAGTCCGCTCCGCACGCCCCCGGTGTCCCCGTTCGGCACGCCCGGGCCAAAGGGGAGCCGCGGTTTCCCGACGGGCCCAGTGCCGATCCCGCGGGATCGCACTTCGAGCGGCGGATCCGGAGTTTTCAGCCGCGCCGCAGCCGGGTGACGGCGGGGCAGGCGGACGCGTTGCAGCGGCTGTGGCCCACATGGGGCCTCGACATCGACGGACAGCGCACGATCGACTTCGGTGAGATGTTCGGCAACGACCGTCCGGTCGTGCTGGAGATCGGCTTCGGCATGGGTGAGGCCACCGCGCAGATGGCCGCCGCGGAGCCGGGGATCAACATCCTCGCCGTCGATGTGCACACCCCTGGGCAGGGGAACCTGCTCAATCTCGCCGAGCAGCAGAAGCTGTCCAACGTCCGGGTCGGCAACGGCGACGCCATCATCCTGCTCCGCGAGATGCTGACCGAGGACTCGCTCGACGGACTGCGCGTCTACTTCCCGGACCCCTGGCCCAAGAAGCGGCACCACAAGCGGCGACTGATCCAGCCGGAGTTCCTGGACCTGGCCGCGACACGGCTGCGGCCGGGGGCGCTGGTGCACTGCGCGACCGACTGGGAACCGTACGCCGAACAGATGCTCGACGTGCTCACCGCGCACCCCGCCTTCGAGAACACACAGGCAGACGGCGGTTTTGCGTCGCGTCCCGACTTCCGGCCACTGACCCGTTTCGAGGGCCAGGGACTGGACAAAGGACATGTCGTGAACGACCTGCTGTTCCGCCGCGTACAGCACGGCGACCGACCCGACCGATCCGACCAGTCCCCCACCGGCGCCTGA
- a CDS encoding aldo/keto reductase: MTASPLRKLGSSDIEVFPLSLGGNVFGWTADESQSFAVLDAYAAAGGNFVDTADSYSHWVDGNSGGESETVIGKWLAARGNRDDVVIATKVSQHPDFPGLTATNIKAAADASLQRLGTDHIDLYYTHFDKTEVPVEEIIGALDELVKAGKVRAIGASNISAARLAESLAFSDREGLARYVAVQPHYNLVSRDTYEGELQAVAAREGLAAVPYYALASGFLTGKYRPGATVDSPRAAAGAGKHLDTERGRKVLAALDDIAESHSVPVATVALAWLASRPTVAAPIASARTVAQLPALLGVAELALTEEEAARLTEASA, from the coding sequence ATGACTGCTTCTCCGCTTCGCAAGCTCGGCTCCTCCGACATCGAGGTCTTCCCGCTCTCCCTCGGCGGCAACGTGTTCGGCTGGACGGCCGACGAGTCCCAGTCCTTCGCCGTCCTCGACGCGTACGCCGCCGCGGGCGGCAACTTCGTCGACACGGCCGACTCGTACTCGCACTGGGTCGACGGCAACTCCGGCGGTGAGTCCGAGACCGTCATCGGCAAGTGGCTGGCGGCGCGGGGCAACCGCGACGACGTCGTCATCGCCACGAAGGTCAGCCAGCACCCCGACTTCCCCGGCCTGACCGCCACCAACATCAAGGCCGCCGCCGACGCCTCGCTGCAGCGCCTGGGCACCGACCACATCGACCTCTACTACACCCACTTCGACAAGACCGAGGTGCCGGTCGAGGAGATCATCGGCGCGCTGGACGAGCTGGTGAAGGCGGGCAAGGTGCGGGCGATCGGAGCCTCCAACATCTCCGCCGCGCGCCTCGCGGAGTCCCTGGCCTTCTCGGACCGCGAGGGCCTGGCGCGCTATGTCGCCGTGCAGCCCCACTACAACCTGGTCTCCCGGGACACCTACGAGGGCGAGCTGCAGGCGGTGGCCGCGCGTGAGGGCCTCGCCGCCGTCCCGTACTACGCCCTCGCCTCCGGGTTCCTCACCGGCAAGTACCGCCCCGGCGCGACCGTCGACAGCCCGCGGGCGGCGGCGGGCGCCGGCAAGCACCTGGACACCGAACGCGGCCGGAAGGTCCTCGCGGCCCTGGACGACATCGCCGAGTCCCACAGCGTCCCGGTCGCCACGGTCGCCCTCGCCTGGCTCGCGTCCCGGCCGACGGTCGCGGCCCCGATCGCTTCCGCGCGTACGGTGGCACAGCTGCCGGCGCTGCTGGGGGTGGCGGAGCTGGCGCTGACGGAGGAGGAGGCGGCTCGCTTGACGGAGGCGTCGGCCTGA
- a CDS encoding PrsW family intramembrane metalloprotease, translated as MATCPPYPTHPGDPTGGAALRHAHWWQRKWVRYGALITLLALSGLVILALVRQQTGTEGFLVGLGLAVLPVPLLIAAFRWLDRVEPGPWRNLLFAFAWGACAAALIAIIANSFATKWIATATADPTSADTLGATVIAPIVEESAKAAAVLLVFLFRRRDFTGIVDGVVIAGVTATGFAFTENILYIGTAFGTDQLNGHGGIASVTAATFFVRVVMSPFAHPLFTVLTGIGFGISALSAERQHVRRVLVPLSGLLLAMGMHAMWNGSSTLGEYGFFAVYAMFMVPAFALLTWLVIWTRQRELKTVREELPAYAVAGWLAPTEPYVLGSMRARRVAREYARRQFGGRAAARAVSQYEAYATSLAFLRRRGRLGRANADFVVRERELLHELWRRRDVARPALDHAARMTAPPVPVAAPPWPVYGVYGYPPHPVQPAHSTVPYPAYNPYRT; from the coding sequence GTGGCCACCTGTCCCCCGTATCCGACGCACCCCGGTGACCCCACCGGCGGCGCCGCGCTGCGGCATGCGCACTGGTGGCAGCGGAAGTGGGTGCGCTACGGCGCCCTGATCACGCTCCTCGCGCTGTCCGGGCTCGTCATCCTCGCCCTGGTCCGCCAGCAGACCGGTACCGAGGGGTTCCTGGTCGGACTGGGCCTGGCCGTTCTGCCCGTACCGCTGCTCATAGCCGCGTTCCGCTGGCTCGACCGGGTCGAACCGGGTCCCTGGCGCAATCTGCTGTTCGCCTTCGCCTGGGGCGCCTGCGCGGCGGCGCTGATAGCGATCATCGCCAACAGCTTCGCGACGAAATGGATAGCGACGGCGACCGCCGACCCGACCAGCGCCGACACCCTCGGCGCGACCGTCATAGCGCCGATCGTCGAGGAGTCCGCCAAGGCCGCCGCCGTGCTGCTGGTCTTCCTGTTCCGCAGACGGGACTTCACCGGGATCGTCGACGGGGTGGTGATAGCGGGGGTCACCGCCACCGGCTTCGCCTTCACCGAGAACATCCTCTACATCGGCACCGCCTTCGGCACCGACCAGCTCAACGGCCACGGCGGCATCGCCTCCGTCACCGCCGCGACCTTCTTCGTGCGCGTCGTGATGTCACCGTTCGCGCACCCCCTGTTCACCGTCCTCACCGGCATCGGCTTCGGCATCTCCGCGCTCTCGGCGGAACGCCAGCACGTACGGCGAGTGCTCGTCCCGCTGTCCGGTTTGCTGCTCGCGATGGGCATGCACGCGATGTGGAACGGCTCCTCGACGCTCGGGGAGTACGGGTTCTTCGCGGTGTACGCGATGTTCATGGTGCCGGCGTTCGCGCTGCTGACCTGGCTGGTCATCTGGACGCGGCAGCGGGAGCTGAAGACCGTGCGCGAGGAACTGCCCGCGTACGCCGTCGCCGGGTGGCTGGCGCCGACGGAGCCGTACGTACTGGGCTCGATGCGGGCACGACGGGTGGCGCGGGAGTACGCGCGGCGGCAGTTCGGCGGGCGGGCCGCGGCACGGGCCGTCTCGCAGTACGAGGCGTACGCGACGTCCTTGGCGTTCCTACGGCGCCGGGGGCGGCTCGGGCGGGCGAACGCCGACTTCGTCGTACGGGAGCGGGAGTTGTTGCACGAGCTGTGGCGGCGTCGTGACGTCGCGCGGCCCGCGCTGGACCACGCCGCCCGGATGACGGCGCCGCCGGTCCCGGTGGCCGCGCCGCCCTGGCCGGTGTACGGGGTGTACGGCTATCCGCCGCACCCGGTCCAGCCGGCCCACTCGACGGTGCCGTACCCCGCCTACAACCCGTACCGGACGTAG